The genomic window ACGATGCACTTAAAAAGACGATGCATCTGATAATATACCTGGAAAGGGTGCATCTTGCACCTGACGATgtacttaaaaaagaagatgCACCTAAAAACAgtgattcatttaaaaaagacgATGCGCCTGACGCTTCAGTTAAAGAAGACAATGCAGTTAAAAGATGATTCACCAGAAGATGTATCGACTACTTTAGTCGCTATTTTAGaatacttaaaaatatattgtatgAATATAGCTTTTGGTAGAATTCAGTTTAGTTTTTCATGGTAGTAGATCCCTCATCTATTAAGTCATTATGTAATATTAGGAGAACATGCCTTCCTTTCCCTCAAAAGAATCAACAACCATGTCATTAGTAGTAAAAGAGTAACCAGAATCAACGTAGTAGCTTGCAAAAGCTAATGTTACAGTTATCGAATTGGTTACAATGGACTCGTATTTTGTCATTAGAAAATATAACCATTCAGATTTTTAATTGTTGAAAACGAACATTTCTAATCCAGTAACTTATTGTGTAATAATAAATAGTAACATCAAAATAGCATCTTTGTCCATTTTGTCCTATGtctgttttatagtttttcaattttcaatatacGAAACTAATAATTACTCTAATTGATTATAATAAAGTTTGATTATAATAAACCCTATATCTAGTGGAAacctctctttgtttttttttactatgtgtCTGATTATGAAgtatgtttaaatatagtatttgtGTTACATATATAGGTGTCAAAAGAGCGTCTAAAGCGAAAAATAGCGGCTAAACATCAAAacatcaaacataaaacatcaaaatagtAACGGAAAATCTAAAACACAGAATTTTGACAACAGGAGATAAATCAGTAAAATAGctttttattctgattccaaatacatgTGTTTGTTAAATTGAATGTTACCCATCGAAAGCttacgtgcctgagaaaatatgcctgattttcaaaaaatggggaaaatatCTCCAAAAAGTCAAGGAccttaaaaaaatcacaccatcagatacagTATATCAGGGAATCCTAGTGAGGAACCGTcaacaaaagtgtggaattctaaattttttgtcacaacgaagatcacggatgcacgtttatttgttattttattacttttttttccaaggatggTTTTATCGaactaatggtcctagaagatctgGAGATGGTTCATTTGAGAGGAATTGCAATGTTCTAGTACTCCTTATCACGAGGTCAAGCCTTCCTCTTCTTCAAAAAAAGTCAACAGCAATATTAGTAGATGTAAATGAATAATGAGAATCAATGCATCAGCTTGTAAAAGCTGGACTAAATAGGGTTATGCTTACAATTCATAAATTGATTGTAATCAATTCGTGTATTGTCTTCAAAAATCAGTACACAAGAAAAATTCCTGTTCAGCTGGACTACGATCAGTGAACAAGATtttgtttccaagatttaaatTTCGATCTAACCAGACtaagttaaataaaatcttttaagaaaagagaaatgaGTCCTAATCTAATTAGTACGGCGGAATAGggtttttctggaaaaaatttggGTTTTAGCTCGTATGAACGATTGTTGATTCTGGAAATTGAATACGATGATTCTTGGAAGACCTGGCAAGGAACAACAAGATCAGCTCCTATAATCTGCTATTGACTATTTTCCAGTTCCAGTTAATTGCTCCGGATTTCCTATTATTCCCCTTAGTCATCACAATTATCGCTGGCTACACAATCTCTTATTTAATTCGTGTGACCAAGGATAGATTTTGCGTCTAAAGCCTTAAACATTGATCAAGATGaactttcttcattttttgaagtaAAGTAGAGAATTTTATTCTGAAAtgttttgtaatttctgctGATATTGAAGAACTGGGAAGTCTAATCCGAAACAAGTCTGCTAGTGGTACTGATATGTCGATGTTCATTgtagcaacattttttttttttttttttttttttttttttttttttttttttttttttttttttttttttttttttttttagtctcagTTAAATCTTTGACTTCAGTGAACTCGTGAACAGTGACTCTTGttgtaatttccttttttattttcatttgaaaaagtgtTGTTCCTTTCATTGCTATTGTGTTTGAATGATGGatcatctttcttttttttttcttttttttatacttgaaaTCGCGTGTTGCTGTTACAGATAAAGTACATTgtgtaagaaaaaaagaagatcttTCTAGCCATTAAAAGAAAAGGCTGGAATATCCTCGTTTTTTCCTATTCACAATTTGGTTCATTTTGTCATGCATAGCCATTGTGGTCTTAGGAAATATTGTCGCTGTTTCGTAATCTTTTCTAGTCACCATCATTTTTACCACAGGTCGCTGATATACCCGTGTTGCTACTGTATCTTTTTAATAACACTAATTATTTGTTTCCCCAATGTAGAGGAGATGTTGTCACAATGGATTGTGTTGAGAAAATCATAAAGAAGGACATGATCCACCCCCTCACTTCTGAGAAGTTGACAGATAAAGATATAATCCCTCTGCAAAGAGTAAGTCGcattttaaagtatttattaGTTTCCTatattaaaagttgaaaaactttaaaacagacATAGGACAAAATGGACAAAGATGCTTAGGGGAGCTTGATTATAATAAACCCTATATCTACTGGAAacctctctttgtttttttttgtaatatgtGTCTGATTATGGAGTATGTTTAAATACAGTATTTGTGTTACATATACAGGTGTCAAAAAGGGCGTCTAAAGCGAAAAATAGCGGCTAaaatgagtcttttttttttttttattatctttgtcTATGGtatgtaaaaaatttaagtttgaaTGGGTGTTGGCCAATTGAAAGTAGTGActttggttagtttttttttttttttttaattaatcattttCGTTAGGGGTGTCTGAGGCATAAAATTTGATATGATGTTGGCTATTTAAAAACAGCGACTGAAGttacctttaattttttattattatatttgtttatacttattttcattttttatttactgtgcTGTTGAGGTTTCTCTTCTTTTGTTCagttggaactttttttttttttttttttttgtgacacaaaaaaatttttagtactTAATGGTCATTCCAGTTTTGATGTATTGCTTTGGGATTGAACAATTGTGTAAAGTTCAGTGGCGTAAATTCACGAAGATTTAGGGAGAgggaagaaaatatattttcccaaAACTATAATACAGGTTACATATAcagggaaaatatattttgtcccCTCTCCCTAAATCTTCCTAAATTGACGCCACTAGATTTTTCAATCCGAAAGATTACGCGTAAAAGTTGAACACTGTTCAACTTattgaacagaaaaaaatattttgccccccccccctatttttgtgaattggcgaCATTggattttttaatcaaaaagatTGTGTTTAAAAGTTGAAGACTGTTCAacttttaatagaaaaatacattttgactcCCCTCCCTATATTTTCGTGATCTGACGTATTCAGGGTGGGGAggggtagggggtttgaacctccCCGAAATGTTCGTCCGACTcgaaaaaacgtaacaaaaatgaatataaacaaattttgtatgcGTTTTTTGCACCCtctcccccctcccgaaaaaatccttttgtaacaCCCCTCCtgaaaaaatactggatacggCATTCGtccgaaaaaaatccttttaccTCCACCCCCCTCGAAAAATACTGGATACAGCCCTGCATAACATCACTGGATTTTTAAATTGGAAAGATAATGCTTAAAAGCTGAACACTGTTCAGTTTAATAAATTTTCGAATGGAAGACATTATTGGCGCTCTAGTCGTTCGTAATTGTGTATTATCCACAAGTGCGACTATAATGTGGGTCTGGcacaatttcctttttttattttcatttgacagAGTGCTCTTCCTTTCATTGCTATTGTGTTTGAATGAGGGACTGAAATTACGTatctatctttttgttttttcattttgttgatttttttcttttttttatttttttttttttattttataaaaaaaaaatatttttatattttattttttattttattatttttttataaaatttttataaaaatataaatatgaaatattaaaatataaaatatgaaaatataaatataaaaatatatataaattatataaaaatataaatattaaaatgaaaatataaatattataaaaatataaataaatataagaataaaaatataaatatatttttataagaataaaatttttaaaaaataaaaaaaatttatttttatttttttagttttattttattttattttattttttcactttgttgatttttttttcttttgatagaAATCGCGTGTTGCTCTTATCAATGTAATCGCGTATGCTATCATTTTGAATCCTTTGGTATTATGCAGTTTATATCTATTTTACCtctctttcatttttgactccaATTTCGAACAGGAAATATCTGTactgaaatatctaaattatGCAATTCTTTCACAAAAAGTACCTGTTCCAAATTAGCAATTCCAAGTTAGAATGttcttgtgtttgtttatttaggTACGTTTTAATATGAAGACATTTTGGGTACATATCATATAATACCATTACAATTATTACACTTGGCTTCTAAACCTGATGTACGATTAAGTAgtcatttttagaaatatttgaaaagaatgtTCTGTTCTGTATTAGCAATTGGGGGCATGAGCACTTATTTCTTGACACATTTGTCAAGAGTCGGCAATCTTATTAGGTGAAATATGCATTGGACAACCCAGTCTCTTGACCGATTCGGCGGTCACTGGAATAGTGGGACAGGGCTAACAGAATAAAGGAACTATTAAGAAAAAGGTCAGTATTCCGTCTGGCATAAAATTAAACGGGGAATAAAGAAACAATGATGGATTAAAGAAAATGTTTACCACTTTAAAAGCTATTTAGATAAAGTAATGAATAATGATGAAATTATATTCTCCAAACTTGTGGTGTCttattaattcttaaaaaggccaattttccttttaaaatctATGTGGGCCAAATTTACCACACATTTACCAATTATTTAGTACCAAATCATTTGCTCATTGACAATAACTAATTTCTGTTGTCTTAACTGGTAGTCTCAAGTTTAATCTGTAAACAgggccatttttttcaaaatccatgtacGGGTCAGCAAATCgagaaaatttcaattaaaatttaacacaTTTACCGAACCTAGATTGCGATAATGGAATTGTTGAATCAGATACGTGGTTCCTTTAAAGCTTCAAATACTCGTTGATATTTGAGTTGACAGCAGTCATGCTAATTGAAGCGATTGTCTTAAGTCACTCCTCATTAGGTTTAGAGCGGTGTTTCCCAATCGATTTCGGGCTATGCCccacctaggcatttctaaaatcctgataTCCCCTtcgtgatatttaaattttgctgttcaaaattttagatGAATTCTCCTGAACTAAGCTTAAAAGGCCattggtatttgatacacctaGAGATACTAAAGATACAACTGGAATCGTTATATTTTCCTCGATAccctattattttttctatttttcataagaatgtataaaaatgaattCGATTTGCGAAATCTTAGCACTTTAGGGTATGCTAATAGCCCGAGAGCTGCATCTAACATATTTTCTGAGCCGTGTGTTTGTATTAGCATCTTGGTCGACACAAGGGACTTCGTCGTTTTATTTGATCCTCTGTCAATGGCTGTTCGATTTGTAAATCGTTGACATTATGTTCATATTTTGTCAGCTTTTGACAACAGAAGTCCGTTGCTTTCCATGTCGACatagaaattataaattcaAGCAGAAAATTAGAACTGAAGGGGAATTTGCAacatctatataaaaaaaaacggtttgcGTCCAAGAGTATGTCCTACTCGCAGTGTTCTAGCGTAAGTTTGTAAAGAATGGCTCTATATTGACTCAGtttgggagttggagggatttctagtgctttgatgagtttggtgcttcttgacgtgctaggacgatgaaatcgataactctagttCCTAGGTTAGGGGGAAATCGGGGTTttcttaaatagaaaattaatcgGTTAAGAagttacaataaaaattttcccgAAATTTTACAGGCTAACAAAGTGTTGGATTAGAAACAGTCGCCGAAAAAAGTGTTTGATGTCCTGTTCAaagctatatataaaaatcaatatagataaataaatcaaatattaatttgatttaataaatcaaataaatcaattaaataaatcaataaaataatttaaataaaacaaataaatttaaatattaaacaaataaatgttgaaataaatcaaatatttactattattaaaataataataaatattaagcaaataaatattaaaatacaataaaatataaagataaatttatcaaacattgataaaataatcAAACGCTGAAAAGTAAAACTTCAATTGTCTGTCCACTTTTACAATGCTAGTTGAGACATGGCTTGAATATAAACTgttcagaactttttttttgccaaagtttATTTGGCACTTTTATACTTTATCTTTTGCCATTAAgaatgaactatttttaacagttACTGCTGTGTTTTAAACCTTCTTATtgactaatttaaaatatttttctagggTGGTACTGGATTTGCAAGCACCAATGAGAAGCTAAAAGCAGCAGAACCTAGACCTGTAATGACCTAGTATACCCGTTCATCTCTTTGTTTTTATatctaatataaatatatacctcacttttcaaaaaaaaaaatagtttttaggaagttttattgtaaataaaaattttaacgcTTAAACTTCCTCTTCATTTGCATAGGCCTACGAGAATTCTGCAGTCTCTTAACTCCCTTTTCTTCTCGATTTCCAGTTGGGTTTCTCTCTttccttttcccttttttctttctaacCTCAAGGACGTTACCTTCACGGACACCCTTCATTTTTTGGCGCGGGTTTCGTCGGTTGGCAGTCAAGTTAGTCACACTTCTAAAATTTTCGGTTCCACTTCCCTCGTCATCATTAGTTTCTCTTTTGTCAATTTGGGTATTCTTCTTCCATCTTTCGTACCTATTTGTCTTGTATGAAGATTTGATCCATGCGCCggattcagttttaatttttctacacTTTTCTTCTTCGCCAACATACTTCTTCTTCTGTCTGTCCCATTTCATAatagcttttttctttcttctatcAGTATCATCATCTACTTCCAATTCAAGGATAGAGCTTTGTActtcttttccaaaattattttttaaggatAATTCATTTTCCATATAGTAATTTTTGGGAGCATATGGGATAAAGTACTCGTCATCTTTACCTGAACCCTGTTTTTTCGTCTGATACTTAGGCATGATGACGGTAGCATTTTCTTCATTGTCAGATAACTCTTCTATCGGAAGCGTGTCTGATTCTGCCATTTCTTTGGTAATTTGATGTTTCGAAATAATTCTACCATGTGCGTTCCTTTTTTCCCTCATAACAACAGCCTTTTTTGAATTAGAATTGGCACCGATTTCAAACACAGTTGCTGGTGGTCGGAATGATCGGATTTCAAGTAgcattttattcttgttctcttcTGTAGGTGTGGTACTGGAACTGAAACATGGATGATTCCCCAGTGACTCAAGATTAATAGCTTTAGCTCGGCGTACACTTTCGTGGGATGCAGCTGTACatgattttttatataatttatacgCACTTTTGGTGACTTTGATCATGTTAAATAGATCAATACTCTCATTATGCCATAAGTTCAAAGCAGAGACTTCGTCTTCAATGGTTGACAATggcacctttccaagatagccatcCCAAACAGGTTTCTTTTTGTCTAAACTCTCTGGTAAACCGCTCACAGGAATCGTATGAATGGGTCTTGCTAAAAATAGATGAAAGTCAACATAATATCCCATTTCTTCGAGAGAGATCAAAGAAAAGGCAGTACCAAATCTGCCCGCACGAGCAACCCTGCCAGCTCTGTGAACAAACAACTTAGCAAGAGCTGGGAAATTAAAATTGATGACGTAATCAAGTAAAGGTATATCAATACCTCTAGCTGCAATATCCGTTGTAATTAAAACATTAACTAAACGATTTTGAAATTTGGCTGCATTAATTTTTCTAGCAGTTGGATCTAAATTGGAATATAAATAAGTGCACGGTATTCCAGCATGATTCAAAACCATTTGTAAATATTCTACGTGGTGCATAGTTGGAACAAAAACTAAAGTCAAATCACTAGGTCTCACCACATTTTTGAGTAAATACAACAGTGCAGGGATTTTCGCTTCAGAAGGACAAAATGCAAATCCAAGGGCTAGTGTGTCTGGAAGCCGTGTATCAACATCTAATCTTATAAAAGTGGGGTCATTCAAGCCAGCTTGAGTGAAATCCACCAACAATTTAGGTAAAGTGGCAGAAAATAAAAGGGTTTGTCTATTTTCAGGAAGGCGTTTCAGAATCTGGTGCAGCTGCTCACCAAAACCCATTTCAAATAGTCGATCTGCCTCGTCAAATACAACATACTCAATTTCTCTCAACTTCA from Artemia franciscana chromosome 10, ASM3288406v1, whole genome shotgun sequence includes these protein-coding regions:
- the LOC136032325 gene encoding ATP-dependent RNA helicase DDX54-like; translated protein: MAEETYEVEKTHPAVGKKKKSGGFQSMGLNYPVLKGIIKKGYKVPTPIQRKCIPVILERRDLVAMARTGSGKTACFLIPMFEKLHTKSTKGARALILSPTRELALQTLKFTKELGKFTGLKIATILGGDSMEAQFAAIHESPDIVIATPGRFAHLCIEMELKLREIEYVVFDEADRLFEMGFGEQLHQILKRLPENRQTLLFSATLPKLLVDFTQAGLNDPTFIRLDVDTRLPDTLALGFAFCPSEAKIPALLYLLKNVVRPSDLTLVFVPTMHHVEYLQMVLNHAGIPCTYLYSNLDPTARKINAAKFQNRLVNVLITTDIAARGIDIPLLDYVINFNFPALAKLFVHRAGRVARAGRFGTAFSLISLEEMGYYVDFHLFLARPIHTIPVSGLPESLDKKKPVWDGYLGKVPLSTIEDEVSALNLWHNESIDLFNMIKVTKSAYKLYKKSCTAASHESVRRAKAINLESLGNHPCFSSSTTPTEENKNKMLLEIRSFRPPATVFEIGANSNSKKAVVMREKRNAHGRIISKHQITKEMAESDTLPIEELSDNEENATVIMPKYQTKKQGSGKDDEYFIPYAPKNYYMENELSLKNNFGKEVQSSILELEVDDDTDRRKKKAIMKWDRQKKKYVGEEEKCRKIKTESGAWIKSSYKTNRYERWKKNTQIDKRETNDDEGSGTENFRSVTNLTANRRNPRQKMKGVREGNVLEVRKKKGKRKERNPTGNREEKGVKRLQNSRRPMQMKRKFKR